A genomic stretch from Kogia breviceps isolate mKogBre1 chromosome 1, mKogBre1 haplotype 1, whole genome shotgun sequence includes:
- the LAX1 gene encoding lymphocyte transmembrane adapter 1 translates to MAVTIPTSSEMRERTSQPSTLQGTLGSPDRAKDHNSSIFSGLAGLLAVLLVVTVFCILWNWNKWKKRQVPYFQVTVMPLLTLPRPRQGAKNIYDLLPRRQEELGRHPSRNIRIFSTESLLSRNSDSPPSEHVPSRAGDALHVHRAPTHAMGYAVGIYDNTMGPQMCGNLTPSAHYVNVRASRDCPSTSSEDSRDYVNIPTAKEIAETLASTNSPSGNLFILPSTKVLELTEEIYEGCGNASDCTSLRSPGTESSYPLNDGEGSSQTSNDYVNMAMLDLETIQGKQPWGTFQCCRDYENVPPDPSGNQQQEEKEATSSNTDHVEGRTDGPETHIQPVMQSGSFLALKEYVAYQSSAQSENSQMKHGEEMSNEDSHDYKNV, encoded by the exons ATGGCTGTCACCATACCCACCAGCtcagaaatgagagagaggaCTTCACAGCCCAGCACTCTGCAGGGAACCCTCGGCAGCCCAGACAG AGCTAAAGACCACAACAGCAGCATCTTTTCCGGGTTGGCGGGGCTCCTTGCCGTCCTCCTGGTTGTCACAGTTTTCTGTATCCTGTGGAACTGGAACAAATGGAAGAAGC GGCAAGTTCCTTACTTCCAAGTTACCGTCATGCCCTTGCTGACTCTGCCTCGACCCAGACAAGgagccaaaaatatttatgacCTCTTGCCCCGAAGACAAGAAGAGCTGG GAAGACATCCATCAAGAAATATTCGTATTTTCAGTACTGAGAGCCTCCTCTCCAGAAATTCTGACAGCCCTCCCTCTGAGCATGTG CCCTCCCGAGCAGGGGATGCCCTCCATGTGCACAGAGCCCCTACTCATGCCATGGGGTATGCAGTGGGCATCTATGATAATACCATGGGGCCCCAGATGTGTGGAAACCTCACTCCCTCAGCGCACTATGTCAATGTCAGAGCTTCAAGAGATTGCCCAAGCACCTCTTCAGAGGATTCAAGAGATTATGTCAATATCCCCACAGCAAAGGAGATTGCTGAGACTTTAGCTTCTACCAACAGCCCTTCTGGGAACCTCTTCATCCTCCCAAGTACCAAGGTGCTGGAGTTGACTGAAGAAATATATGAGGGCTGTGGGAACGCCAGTGACTGCACCAGTCTGAGGTCTCCAGGAACTGAGAGCAGTTATCCACTCAACGATGGGGAAGGGTCTTCTCAGACCTCAAATGATTATGTCAACATGGCAATGTTGGATCTCGAGACCATCCAAGGGAAGCAGCCCTGGGGAACTTTTCAGTGCTGCAGAGATTATGAAAATGTACCACCAGATCCCAGTGGAAACCAGcagcaggaggagaaggaagcGACATCTTCAAACACCGACCATGTAGAGGGCAGGACAGATGGTCCAGAGACCCACATTCAACCTGTCATGCAGTCAGGGAGTTTCCTGGCCTTAAAGGAGTATGTGGCCTATCAGTCATCTGCACAGAGTGAGAACAGTCAGATGAAACATGGAGAAGAGATGTCAAATGAAGACTCTCATGACTACAAGAATGTGTGA